The region taaaaaaaaaattatttatggatttacttattttcatattaaatttgcattttatgtcacataatggaaaataaaataccatatacaaataatacaatgcattgcacaaaagttaatgttatacaaataatcattcgaatagtagacaaatgttatactacaaataatcattccaatagtagacaaatgtaagatttcaacattttttatatacttaactaaattattagccaaatttcctaaaataccaacatacttttctatgaagagcattaacactattcttttccatcaaaaacttcaaaacctgcataattaatttaatgtttaatcagctacaggtcaataaggtaggtttaagcaaaagaggttcatagtagtaagattttacttaccactgttgttaatgacattgaaagaagcagcccaacaaacaccccctcagaaggattattactaaatgaaaccacaaacaaagttaaaaagtcaagtattttgtgacaaccccggAACCAGGGGCAAGGCTGTTTTTACCCATGGTATGACCTAATACATGATAATAAAGACttgtttaacaaaaagaaaaatgatttctcacgtgacatcactattaagaattgatgaaagaGGGTACTCCACACTGTATTGCCAACAAGCTTGACACCAACACCTAAAAGCtggaaaaaacaataacataaataaaaataaatgtaagatTTGAGATAACAGATGCATAATTCACATGTCTACTTTTACCAATTTATTTTATGCAACATATATGCAGCTGACATGAATgaattatacaacaagttaggagtaAAATAAGGGATGGTTGCATATTTAGTATGATAAATAAAGAGATTTGTGGCATAAGGgtgcataaataataaaaagcaaaaaggaagaggaaagctgacttacataatcagcaaatttctgaattggtgcttttaacataatacataagagtggTCCCGAAGGGATAGCTGGCAGCAAAAAATCTCAGGCAAAAAAAATTCCAGGAGAAAACAGTTAGTACCTCAAAAGCAAAGGTTTTATAGGGTTAGGCATGCACTTGCAAGACAGGGACTAAGATTATAAGTGATGTGAATGGGACATAGTAATTAAAGGAATTTTTGTTACCATTGTTCCATGCATAGTGGTTGGGGTAGAGTGTTTTTCCATCACTGTTAACACGGAAGGGTCCAAGTTCTTCCATGGCTCCATATCCAAACAACAAGCATCCTAGCCCAGTAGAATACCTTCATTAATAGTGGTTCGATCTTACTCTAAATTTTGGTGCATTTGGATGATGATCTTTAGAATCTCCATTCTGATTCATGAATATTCTAATTAATTTGGTATTGTAGAATGTAGATTGGTATCTGCATTATTAAAGTTCACAGGACTTACTACTGACtcacttttctttttttaatcattAGCCTTATGCAGCTCTCAAAGCTAGAGAATATCTTGATAAGCCTGCAATACATGAGACAATGGTGAAGGTATGTAGATTATATCTTATATTTCCTACACAAATATAGAcaactgtatgctgatgtcattATGCAGGTTAGCGCTTATCTGCTTGGAGAATACAGCCATCTTTTGGCCAGACGACCTGGGTGTAGCCCAAAGGACATTTTTGTCATTATACATGAGAAGCTTCCTACTGTATCGTGAGTATTTCTATTTCTATacatctatgttttcttttgtgatcatcatccatttttttttgtttctacagGACTCCAACAATATCCATTCTTCTCTCAACATACGCAAAGATTTTGATGCACTCTCAACCACCAGATCCCGAATTACAAAACCAGATCTGGGCAATATTCAGCAAGTGAGTTTATAATAAATAGGAGCTAcactttttttttgtatatgcaaaatttgataatatttaatttcacacACATTGACAGATATGAAACATGCATTGATACTGAGATACAACAAAGAGCTGTACAGCTATTCATTTTCAATAGCacacttgcaaaaattttaaacttttaaaacccatcttagaaggactaaaggttagaaaggagaagtaatgaagctatgagttgagaaaagagtaatcacagcaaggtctctaaaacagacctgctgttcaaaatggatttactccaaaatctaaaaaagaaacatagctttaactaaattttataggaaactatgattattcaggattccagaactataaagaactccttctaactccaaaggatgaattaaatatgaattttacaaaaaagtgtatcacttctgtctccaacaagacagtcaagtgaggttggccaattctacccaacttgtatgtagaattcgtccataccaaaattcagagaagtaaaggacatacaaatgaaagtctcagagttggaattgaatgaaaagcatttctcaagctccggatataaaattcacattgtggacaatcacaacactagtaaaagctggtgactgcccactgatctggagtctgatcaattctaaccaatttataattggaaataacaccccatctgctccagatcttaaattcataatatcaggaacatatagaaacttggaatcactctggatccttttccaagccttataaatgatgaaaacaaaatgacatatcagaacagacccgaatcagacctaacagcaaagattccattcttgCACATAGATAAAGTCCTTACTAGTGAGGTTGGcctgcttaagaaagttagccaactcaatttgtgaactttgggaactggtttggggtccgtttgagttctatagctcaaggtatgatttttacaatatgactatagatctgatggaaaacagaatcatagGCACCCGTGATTCCGTTTGAGTTCTGTAGCTCAAGGTATGATTCAAAGCCCTTTATTttaaagacaaaagatctcaaataTACATGATAAGGTTTCTCACGAAGTGTGATCTTACGCTTGTTTTCTATATATAATCCAAAGAAACACAACCATTAATTTAACCAAAAGAAACTCAACACAATTTAGATatcatgatttgttacttaccccTTTTCTGTCGGAAGGACGAGGTGCTAATTCCTTCTTGGTGACAACATGCCCTTTATTTAGACCCACAAAGAGTCCTGTGTTTGGCTGTTTTGGAGCCAttggaacctgaaaacataaacatatattagcgTAAAGCAACATACACTTCACAACAGTTCATCAACTTAGCCTATGCAGTTTTAATTCAATATGACCTGAAAACCTTACAAGCCTCAGACTACAATCAAAATGCGCAATATATATTCTTATTAAACATGAAGCTGATTACAAGATATAAATGAGTTTATGCGTGCCAATAAGTTTGTAAACACCAGCAAGCTTATAAGCACATGGAAAGCATCTCGGAACTATAAGAAGATGCGGGAAAACTAAAAGTACAATGAGGGAAGAAAAACAACCTGGGCAAGAAGAATTTGAGACCAAGTAAACTTTAGTTGCTGTACATTTTACTTGCTTCTTGAAAGAAACCCCCAAATTCTTAACTCCACACCGGAGGAATATCACGTGATGTACGTCAACGAGGATGTAAGCCTGAAGTGGGCCCTCAATTCTACAATAACAAAAAGtgtatcttgttatatgtaacaATATGATGAAAACAATGTAAAAGGGGTTGAGTATTGAGGTGGTTTAGTAAATACTTTGCTTTCCAGACGAGATTCTATCAACTTCAGCTTCTCATCTAATTTAAACATCATCAGAGTTGGTTCTGTAAGAATAATTTCATGCAACAAATGTGATAGTCATACTAATTTAAACATCATCAGATTTGTTTCTATAAGCATGTGTAACTATTAACTCGAGAGTAACAACACAATATACTACTTGTCTTCATTTTCAGATAAGGTGCAATGGCGTTGCTGTTCAAGGTAATAtccaatatttttcttatttttaaaattactaaattaccaaTATCACTTATCAGTGTGCATTCTATTCATTACCTATGTTAATGTTACAGGATCCAACAAAGATTTCAGCGTATCGTGACAAAAGGTTTCCAGGAACACAATAAGAATATGAACACGCACTCCAAAATTCAACAACCGTATACATTGGCAACATGTCTTTCTACACTACTGAAGAAAAAAATGGGATAAACCTTATTTAAGAGATTTATCAATTTCTGAATCTAAGAGAAAAATTAATATTAGATCTGGAGGCTGATGAAGTTAAAGCAAACAAGAACAAGGAAAGTTTTTTTTGGAGATTGTAATATGGCCTTATGATGTCTTCCAAACAGAACCGAGGCAGTTAGCCCAAAAGGGTAACACAGGCTCATGTAACCCacaacttcatccaactcatGCAAGTGGTGCACTTGGATTCATGGGATCTATTAATTGACCTACTTAAAGCTCATTGCATAC is a window of Lactuca sativa cultivar Salinas chromosome 1, Lsat_Salinas_v11, whole genome shotgun sequence DNA encoding:
- the LOC111891328 gene encoding AP-2 complex subunit alpha-2-like, which encodes MVKVSAYLLGEYSHLLARRPGCSPKDIFVIIHEKLPTVSTPTISILLSTYAKILMHSQPPDPELQNQIWAIFSKYETCIDTEIQQRAVQLFIFNSTLAKILNF